GGATCCTCGCGGGCATGGGAACTATGCTACGACGAAACATTTCACCCCGGTGATGCGGCTGGGCCGTATCACCTTCGCCATGAGCAGATCGATCCATGCTGGCTCCCCGGCCTGAACCCGGCGACGACGAGCTGATGAGCGCCTATGCGTCCGGTGACGCCTCGGCGTTCGAGCCGCTGTACGCGCGCCACCAGGCGGCGCTGTACCGCTTCATCCGCCGCCTGCTCGGCCCGTCGCTGGCGGGGCAGGTCGACGAGGTGTTCCAGGACACCTGGCTGCGCGTGATCCATGCGCGGTCGCAGTGGCAGCCCCAGGGCGCAACGTTCCGCACCTGGCTGTTCACGCTGGCGCACCACCGCGTCATCGACGTGTGGCGGCGCAGCGGGCGCGAGGTGTCGCTGGATGCCGAAGACGACGGCGAGCCTTGGGAGCCCGACGCCGCCGCCTGGCAGCATTGGCCGGCGCCGGCCAGCGCCGCGCCGCACAGCGAGGACCTGGCGTTCTGGCGGCGGGCCGGCGAGCGCCTGCTGCACTGCCTGGACGAGCTGCCGCTGCCGCAGCGCAGCGCCTTTCTGCTGCACCACGATGACGGGTTGCCGCTGGCCGAGGTGGCGAACGCGCTCGATGTCGGCTTCGAGACCGCCAAGACGCGTCTGCGCTACGCGATGAGCAAGCTCAGGACCTGCATGGGGGCGTACCTCGCGCCCATGCAAGGCCCCACCGGAGACACGCGATGAACGGCGAGCGGCCGCTGCCGTCCGAGGACGCCGAGCGCGACGCCTGGCTGCGCGCGGCCTTGCGGCACGCGCCCGACGTCCACGTCGGTCCGCCGCCGGCGCTCAGCGAGCGCATCCTTCGCGAGGCGCACGCAAAAGCGCCGGCGCCGCGTGCTGCATCGACATCGGCGCGCTGGTGGAGCTGGCTGGCGCGTCCGTCGATCGGTGCGGCATTTGCGAGCGTGATGGTCGCGACGGCCGTGGGCCTGATCTGGTGGGACCGCCCGCCGCAGGAGCACGCGCCGCGGCCCGCAGCCATCGCACCCGAGCCGGACGCCGCCCCCGCGCCGGCCGCTCCACCGGTGCCGGTGGCCAAGGCGCCATCGACGACGGCGACCGGGTCGACCCAGGCGCCGGCACCGGCCCTCGAGACGCCTGTCAGGCGCGAGGCGCGGCGTGCGCCGGCGCCCGCGGTCGATGCGACGGCCAAGGCCGCGGGCACGGCAGACGTCATGGCCGCCGCGCCCCCGCCGCCGGCCCCGGCGGCAGCGGCGGCCACGGTTCCGACACCCGCCGCGCCCGCTTCGCCGCTCGCCGAAGCGCAGCGCGCCCCCGCCGTGCTGTCGGGCGATTCGCGCGAGCTGCGCCAGCGGCTTTCGCTCTCGACCGAAACGGCGTCGCTGGCCGATCTGCGTGCCACGCTCGCCGTCGATGCTTCGCGCTGGTCGTGGCACCGCGGCGGCGTGGCAGAGCAGCCGGTCGGCGACCGCATCACCGGCTGGCTGACGCAGCTCGATGCCGAGACCGGCAGGCGCTGGCATCGATCGCCCGGCGCGGGGCCGGCCGGGTCGGGCGAGGACCTGGTGCTGCGCCACCAGGACGGCACCTCGCATCGGCTGGGCGTGGACAGCGGCGCGGCGCATTGGGAAACCCGCTCGCCGGATGGAACGCTGCGACGCTGGCAGGCCCCGCTCGGGGCCGCCGACGAGCGGGCACTCCGCGCCCGGCTGCAGGAGGCGACGCAGTAGGGGTGCGTCCGCCGACTCGGCGGCGTCGTTATCATGGCCGGTTTGCGCCGCGCTCCGATGTCCGCCGTCCCCTCCGACGACCTTTCCCGTGCAGGATCCTCGACCGAGGCCTCCATCGAGGCCCCGATGATCCGCGTGCGCGGCGCGCGCACGCACAACCTCAAGAACATCGATCTCGACATCCCGCGCAACCAGCTGGTGGTGATCACCGGACTGTCCGGCTCGGGCAAGTCGAGCCTCGCGTTCGACACGCTGTACGCCGAAGGCCAGCGCCGCTACGTCGAGAGCCTCTCGGCCTATGCGCGGCAGTTCCTGCAGCTGATGGACAAGCCCGACGTCGACGTGATCGAGGGCCTCAGCCCGGCGATCAGCATCGAGCAGAAGGCGACTTCGCACAACCCGCGCTCCACCGTCGGCACCGTCACCGAGATCCACGACTACCTGCGCCTGCTGTACGCCCGCGCCGGCACGCCGTTCTGCCCCGATCACCACCTCCCGCTGCGCGCGCAGAGCGTCAGCCAGATGGTCGACGCCGCGCTCGCGTTGCCCGAGGGCACCAAGCTGATGGTGCTGGCACCGGTGGTGCGCGACCGCAAGGGCGAGTTCGGCGAGCTGTTTTCCGACATGCAGGCCCAGGGCTATGTGCGCTTTCGCGTCGATGGCGCCGCCTACGAAGCGTCCGACGTGCCCAAGCTGAAGAAGGCCGAGAAGCACGACATCGACGTCGTCATCGACCGCGTCAAGGTGCAGCCGGGGCTGCAGCAGAGGCTCGCGGAAAGCTTCGAAGCCGCGCTGCGCATCGCCGACGGCCGCGCCATCGCGCTCGAGATGGACGCGGATCGCGAACATCTGTTCTCCAGCAAGTTCGCCTGCCCGATCTGCAGCTACTCGCTGGCGGAGCTCGAGCCGAGGCT
The Piscinibacter sp. XHJ-5 DNA segment above includes these coding regions:
- a CDS encoding sigma-70 family RNA polymerase sigma factor: MLAPRPEPGDDELMSAYASGDASAFEPLYARHQAALYRFIRRLLGPSLAGQVDEVFQDTWLRVIHARSQWQPQGATFRTWLFTLAHHRVIDVWRRSGREVSLDAEDDGEPWEPDAAAWQHWPAPASAAPHSEDLAFWRRAGERLLHCLDELPLPQRSAFLLHHDDGLPLAEVANALDVGFETAKTRLRYAMSKLRTCMGAYLAPMQGPTGDTR